A genomic window from Punica granatum isolate Tunisia-2019 chromosome 2, ASM765513v2, whole genome shotgun sequence includes:
- the LOC116197072 gene encoding uncharacterized protein LOC116197072 — protein MAFSGQGGPDDLRQLLALPHTQIFSLLPPNTKTLILQLKIAQSAKLPPRTRSHPQSAPPRKLRLAMLLLALSPEQELEDLEIFQKNISNPFPDLLSSSSSSEPFLSTGWVCKLLDVYLCCEAEFKVELIMGHDPSLVSKPPLDRLLPAAQNNGGNGEEEEEKDRERFLSGTQKIFSCARIAPTKGSICATVG, from the exons ATGGCCTTCTCCGGCCAGGGTGGCCCCGACGATCTCCGCCAGCTTCTGGCACTGCCTCACACCCAAATTTTCAGCCTTTTACCACCCAACACTAAAACCCTAATTCTGCAGCTCAAGATCGCCCAATCGGCGAAACTCCCCCCGCGAACTCGATCTCATCCGCAATCAGCTCCCCCGCGGAAGCTCCGTCTCGCCATGCTGCTTCTGGCCCTTTCACCG GAACAGGAGCTCGAGGACCTCGAGATATTCCAGAAGAACATCTCCAACCCCTTCCCCGacctcctctcctcctcctcctcctccgagCCCTTCCTCTCCACCGGGTGGGTCTGCAAGTTACTCGATGTTTACCTCTGCTGCGAGGCCGAGTTCAAAGTTGAACTCATCATGGGCCACGACCCCTCCCTCGTCTCCAAGCCCCCGCTCGATCGACTCCTCCCTGCTGCTCAGAACAATGGCGGgaatggagaagaagaggaggagaaagaTAGAGAGAGATTCCTTAGTGGGACCCAAAAGATATTCTCTTGTGCGCGGATAGCGCCCACAAAAGGGTCCATCTGTGCAACCGTGGGCTAA
- the LOC116197344 gene encoding putative polyol transporter 1: MAEQKMVVEDNWTNTAAGDVDGTPKKPPRKNKFAFACGILASMNSILLGYDVGVMSGANEYIKKDLGFSDVQIEILAGIINFYALIGSALAGRTSDLVGRRYTIVIAGAVFFAGALFMGFAMNFWFLMFGRFVAGIGMGYALMIAPVYTAEVAPASARGFLTSFPEVFINSGVLLGYVSNYAFSKLPLNLGWRFMLGLGAIPSIVLALGVLAMPESPRWLVLQGRLGEAKQVLYKTSDTKEEAELRLADIKEAAGIPLDCNEDRVQISKKKSSGSGVWRELFLHPTPAVRHVLIAAVGIHFFQQATGIDTVVLYSPRIFEKAGITSSDKKLLATVAVGFSKTICILVSTFYLDRLGRRPILLASVAGMIVSLVTLASVLAVVNSHPNEKLMWAIILCFIMVLTFVGSFSMGQGPIAWVYSSEIFPLRLRAQGSGICVAVNRATSGLCSMTFLSLYKAITISGSFFLFASFAAISWVFFYTMLPETRGRTLEEMEVLFGSYHRWRSVAKKLEKNEIRVVTDRDKICNNEIQLPVTGQAEKAGT; this comes from the exons ATGGCTGAGCAGAAGATGGTGGTTGAGGATAACTGGACTAATACAGCAGCCGGAGATGTCGATGGCACTCCGAAGAAACCGCCTCGGAAGAACAAGTTCGCCTTCGCTTGTGGCATCCTTGCTTCCATGAATTCAATTTTACTTGGTTATG ATGTCGGGGTGATGAGTGGAGCAAATGAGTACATCAAGAAAGATTTGGGATTCAGCGACGTGCAGATTGAGATCCTCGCGGGCATCATCAACTTCTACGCCCTCATTGGATCTGCCTTGGCTGGTCGGACTTCCGACTTGGTCGGTCGCCGCTACACAATAGTCATAGCTGGGGCAGTCTTCTTTGCCGGGGCCCTATTCATGGGCTTCGCCATGAACTTTTGGTTCCTCATGTTTGGACGCTTTGTGGCGGGGATTGGTATGGGGTACGCCCTCATGATCGCGCCTGTCTACACAGCCGAGGTTGCTCCCGCTTCGGCACGCGGCTTCCTGACCTCCTTCCCTGAG gTATTCATCAACAGTGGCGTGTTGCTTGGGTACGTGTCGAACTACGCCTTTTCGAAGCTCCCATTGAACCTGGGATGGCGATTCATGCTTGGGCTCGGAGCCATCCCGTCCATTGTGCTAGCTCTTGGGGTCCTTGCCATGCCTGAGTCTCCTCGCTGGCTCGTCCTGCAGGGCCGCTTAGGTGAGGCCAAGCAGGTCCTCTACAAGACTTCCGACACCAAGGAGGAGGCCGAGCTGAGGCTTGCCGACATCAAAGAAGCAGCCGGCATACCCCTGGATTGCAATGAGGACAGAGTGCAGATCTCCAAGAAGAAGAGCAGCGGATCCGGCGTGTGGAGGGAGCTGTTCCTCCACCCGACACCGGCGGTCCGCCACGTGCTGATTGCCGCTGTAGGCATCCACTTCTTCCAGCAGGCAACTGGGATCGACACGGTTGTTCTGTACAGCCCACGGATCTTCGAGAAGGCCGGGATCACATCATCCGACAAGAAGCTGCTGGCCACCGTGGCGGTCGGGTTCTCCAAGACTATCTGTATCCTGGTGTCGACCTTCTATCTCGACCGGCTCGGGAGGCGGCCGATTCTCCTTGCAAGCGTGGCGGGCATGATTGTATCATTGGTGACACTCGCGTCAGTGCTGGCAGTGGTCAACAGCCACCCGAACGAGAAGCTGATGTGGGCAATCATACTGTGCTTCATCATGGTTCTGACCTTCGTGGGTTCATTCTCAATGGGGCAAGGCCCGATCGCCTGGGTCTACAGCTCGGAGATCTTCCCGCTAAGGCTGCGGGCCCAGGGATCGGGCATTTGTGTGGCTGTCAACAGGGCCACAAGCGGCCTCTGCTCCATGACCTTCCTCTCCCTCTATAAGGCCATAACCATTAGCGggtccttcttcctcttcgcGTCGTTCGCAGCCATCTCCTGGGTCTTCTTCTACACTATGCTGCCCGAGACGCGGGGCCGGACCCTTGAGGAGatggaggtcctctttggaaGCTATCACCGGTGGAGATCCGTGGCGAAGAAACTCGAGAAAAACGAGATTAGAGTTGTCACTGACAGGGACAAAATCTGTAACAATGAGATCCAGTTACCGGTTACCGGGCAAGCTGAGAAGGCAGGGACCTAA
- the LOC116193581 gene encoding glycine-rich RNA-binding protein GRP1A-like — protein MRVLRLIYESLSRISLVIGCCCHDLTDVEYCCFVGCLVWATDDQSPERAFNAHGEIVDLKIINDREIERSRGLRFITFVNEKSIRDAIKGMNNQNLDGKSIIINEAQSPSGSGNRCGCCHEGGGSGYNLSGGRYGGNGGGRDCGYNDELSLHEFLYRVSVT, from the exons ATGAGAGTCCTCCGTTTAATATATGAGAGTTTGTCAC GCATCTCTCTTGTTATTGGTTGTTGTTGCCATGACCTCACTGATGTTGAGTACTGCTGCTTCGTCGGCTGCCTTGTTTGGGCCACCGACGACCAGTCCCCTGAGCGAGCCTTTAATGCGCATGGCGAGATTGTTGATTTGAAGA TCATCAACGATCGTGAGATCGAGAGGTCTCGTGGCCTCAGATTCATCACCTTCGTCAATGAGAAGTCTATAAGGGATGCGATCAAGGGGATGAACAACCAGAATCTCGACGGCAAGAGCATCATCATCAACGAGGCCCAATCCCCTAGCGGCAGTGGAAACAGATGCGGATGTTGCCACGAGGGTGGTGGTAGCGGCTACAACCTCAGTGGTGGCAGGTACGGTGGTAATGGAGGCGGCCGTGACTGCGGGTACAACGACGAATTGTCTTTGCATGAATTTTTATATCGAGTTTCAGTTACTTGA